The DNA window aagaggCCAAGATTGTCGATCGCGAAGTGACGCTGGACGAAATCATGAGTTCGTGATCCAGGCACCGTTTATGATTGTAAATGTCTGTTACTGGTTTTACTGTTATATATCAATGTAGTTTTTCCCTTCACTTTCCATTGCATTTTAGAatgcatatatatatatttatatcgATCACGCATCGTCAACCCCACTAAAATATGAACCTATGTCGAATTGAACCGACTGTGCCACCTCCTTGATAATTTCCCACGCTACATTAACTTTCCATTTCGCTTTGTTGTTTAATGGATCTGTGATTCTATTCGTTGCCGTCGACACTAGTTTCAAGGCCCTTAGTTCGGCTAAATTTTGAAATACTTCGACATTTGCCCTAGGCAACTTCTCTTGAAGTAATGATGCTAGAGACCCGGCCTGGTGCGTGGAATCGACAGGGTATATCGCTTGCCACACAGCGAGCAGCCGGTCGATGAAGAAAAGGTTAGGTTGTAAATTTCTTGGGTTTGtgctcctcttctttctcctaCCATAAGATGATCTTCCCGACTTCAAATGACTCCTCTTTGTGAACAAACTTGCATCGTATCTGGGCTCTATGTACGAGCAGAAATATGCTGCGATTAGAAGGTACTTCGATATCGTAGAAAGTTCATATGTCTGCTCATCGCGGCCACCTTCTTCGTCAATCTGTGCATCTTCAGAGGTTAATGTATCGTTGGTGGCTTTAAACAGATGGATTGATGACTTGTACAGTGCGACAGGGTCATAAGCAGTTTTCTCATCGATGTGCTGGCGATACTGGTCCCATTTCAAGTCAATCAGGTCATTCAGTGCGCATAGGTTGTTACCAGTGTACAAGTGGAACACTTGCACAATCTGCTTGATGAAATTCACCACAATCACAGCCTGAGCATCGACACCCACTGTCTCCAAATCCATCGCTAGATCTTCAAACCGCGATGAAATTAGAACTTGTAACAATTGATCGGCGTTATACCTGGGGAACACCACGGTGGGGATCATAAAAGACGCGTAACGGGCAATGTATTCTGATTCTCGTATACAGTAGATTGTCTTCAAGTGTATGCAATCGACCAACTCGTGTAGTTTCAGCAGCTTCAATAAAAGGGTGTAGTCAACGTCTTGCAGTGAATCGAGCCCGTCCATTACGAGTAAGAATGTCTCCACTTCTGGTactttggagaagagcAGCTGAAAGAAGGAGAGTAGGTTATATGGTTCCTCCACCATGAGGGGATCCAGTTGCTCGCTTTCCCTGTCCTCCTTTTTGAAATGATCAGGGTATCTGTCGATTAAAGTGAATTTTGTAGCTCTTGCGATTGCTTGGATAAGCAGTTTCAGAGTGACGGATTCCGCAGGGTAGACCGTTGTATACAATATCTCCTCATTCCCCTCTAGCAGCCGATTTATGGTGTACGTTTTGCCCGTACCTTCATAACCTTGAAGAAAGACATTATACGGTGTTAGAACTGGGTTGCTGTCAATATATGCAGAAAGGGTAGCGACTTGCTGTTCTCTAAACAGTATTTCAGGTAAATTGGTAAGCATAGCTGTGCAAGACGCCTTCTATCAGTATCAACGGAGCTAAAGTTTTTCTGAATATGTAAAAGTCATCGCAAATTAATGTATAATTTTTCATAAGCAAGcttctttctttgcttTCTTAGTAGTCTGTTTTGAAAAGTGTGCGCCGTGCGCTGCAGGCCGTCAAAGACTGAGACGAGTCAGGGTAAGAGTCACAGATCAGGGAACTCCATATTGACACTGCTTGAGGGTGGTGGCCCGAGTGACAAGTACATAGGTTAGGGGACCCACGTTGGCATTGGACACCAGCCAAAACCAAACACTTTGAGCGGCTACCGGAACACTTAGACGGCGTGGCCAGCGGTTTTGCTAGTTAAGGAAACCGGCACACACAAGTCGACTTGATTCTGTTACAGAAGACAAAGCTGCAAGAGTGCATTGAGTGTTTCATGTAGCTGAGAATGGGGTTTTCACAATGCAAGCTACACATTCTCAGCCGGATGAAACGTGCAAACGGGGGTCCGAATAAAAGTTCCAAAGTCCCAAaatgaccaaaaaaatgctATTTTGAGTAAAGCGCGAAATGCCCAAGGCACGCAGAGAGCGCGATGCGGGGTACCCGTTCACGACTGAGCATGTTCGGGCAGGGGAGTTTACAGTCTCGTGGGCAGATGACTTTCCTCCGTGAGTTTCGCTCAATTGCGCAGTAAGGGAAGGGAATGGGTCTTGCATCCTCATATTATACAGGTACAAGATGACCTCATTCAAGTAGCACTACATCGAACACAGTTTAGACTGCCAACAAGCTTCACTCAGAAGAGAGCTGCTCGCTCATAAGCCGCGTCCGCGTCGTCGTTAAAGCGCTAGAAATAGATCGAGAAAGCTCGAACCAAAATGTATTCCTAATCAAGTAATAAAACAACAGCATCAAATTAAACAATACGCCTTTCCAAAACGTAATTTCTTCCCCAGTGAAAGCTGCGTAGGAAGTGCACGAAGCTGAAACGCCAAATGCTCGAGTATTCTAGACTTTCGTCATCGTTTGGTATCATTTGGCGAAAAGGTGCGTACACATATACGTTCGAACGTGAGGCACGACAGCGGCGGACAGGAAGGGAGCCCAATACCCTGTTGAGTTCTATTCCTAAAGAAGCAAGATAGAAAAAACACACTCACAGTCACGTCCCAATAGAGGGAATATTTTATTGACTGGGACGCCTGGAGATGGAGGCCAGACCTTTGATCCGCTTTTAAGTGATTCCAATTGTATCTGTTGATTTGGGTCCCTTGGAGGGCTCCgattatttatttttgcCCGTGTTTCTCGTTGCTATATATTACAGCTGATCAATTCTAGCTATTTCTAGTTCTGTGTCTTGTGCTTGCCCCGATCCTcaaacaacaactggaTCAACTTGCCATACatcattctttttttttgtctgCTTTTGCCGGAGGATTATCAAAtccaccaaaaaataacCTGTCCACTCATTGTAAAGAAGGTATCCGTTGTTTCAATCGTTCACTTTGGCACTtcacattttttttatccCAGTTGAAAAACTAGCTTCCTGATGAGGTTGCCAACTTTGAAAACAGTGTCGATAGGCTCTTTACTACTGTTGACATCATCTGTGCTTGTCTCCGCTGAAAACTTCATTAACGGAACCAACCAAAATGCAATCAATTCTGATATACAACATTATGGTACTACAAACCATCAACACACCAAGAATACTCTGGTAGAAGaccaaatttttgattCAACCACCACTCACCCATACACGCAGCATGACATATCTTCAGTCCCCACTGCTCTCTATGGAACAAGCCATACTACGACGGTTGCTGAAAAAACCATGATTACAGACTCATTTGACCAATTTCATGCTTCCGCGACTGAACATCAAAAAACGTCTGCTACACCTAGTCATGTCACAATTATAAATTCCAATGACCTTATCAATAATAATACACCACAACCTACTGAGCATTACGATACCCATTCTAGTTCCACAACCACGACCTTAGTTGGTTCGGCTTCGACTAATGAATGGAGTTCAGCATCAGAAAATCAGAACGGTTCACAGAATTCAGTTCCCATAGCTCCCAGCGTTGATACCACTACGGCACAGACTACTCCTTCAACTGCTGTTTCGCCTACTCCAACCACGACTGATACTACACCATCCCAACAAACAGATACAATACACACAACGGACACGGCTCATGATGAGACGTCTCATTTTGAGCAAAGTACGCAACTGTTACCTACTACGACTCCACTAGTAGCAACGTCTACTCCTTGGGAAACCCAAATTACCGAAACGATTTTACCTGCTTCCACCACACGCGGAACTGTTGATACCGCTCCAAGTGACAATACTTCCAAAGCAACTGCTACCTCAGTGACAGCTACAGCACCTATTGCTCCTATAACAACAATTGCTTCTTCCGCCCCCATCGACTCCCCTACAACAACGACGTCCCTGATAGCACCTGTTGATCCTACTACCACTACTGCACCTTCAACAATACCCGTGGAACCTGcgacaacagcaacatctTCGGAGGTACCCGTCGAGCCTGcgacaacagcaacatctTCGGAGGTATCCGTCGAGCCTGcgacaacagcaacatctTCGGAGGTACCCGTCGAGCCTGcgacaacgacaacacCCACAGCAGTTCCAATCGAACCCACGACCACTACAACACCTTCTGCTGTATCTATTGAACCTACAACAACCGCGACACCTTATACGGCACCTGTGGAACCAAGTACAACGATGAGAACAACTGAGCCTACTGGGACTGTAAACTTTCCCTCTTTGACAAGCGAAGctccaacagcaacaccgGTGGCTCCTGCGCTAACTGAGGGGACCTCCACCGGACCTGTTGAACCTGCAACAACATCTACTGCTTTTTCCACTTTCGAGTCTGCAACTGAAGCATCCACGACCGCAGTTACGGATACGGTGCCAGAACCAAGCACCTTGCAGCCGTTAGTGTCCCCAGTCGtaacatcaacaacagagGATAGTACCACCGCTCAACTAATTGAGCCTACGTATACTCCAACTTCTGTAGAGACTGTTTCATCACCTGCCGCTCCACTGCAACCTTCTACTACAATCATAGAGGGAAACCAGCCATCTTACAttccaacttcaactgtGTCCGAGATGATGGCACCAAGTTTTACAGCTACAACGTCGGTACCAGAAATGCAATCTTCCACCCAAGTAAATGATGTTCCGAGCGTTACAGAAACCACGACAGCCAGCGTAGGGCAACCATCTTTATTAAGTTCAGCCTCAACACCAGCCGCTACCGCTTCAACGTCGACTATCATTATGGAGGGCAGTGTTGCACCAGTTAGCACATCCAATCCTGTACCTACACAGTCCACCACTACTTTAGTAGGTCCAATGACCAGTGCTCTACCttcatcaatttcttcctctgtgAACTCTACTAGCGAAACCACTGATAGCGATTGGTGGATTCCAACAAGATTACTGACTgaaactgctgctgttgaaactgcTTCTAATACCGTGAGTACGCTTTCTCCTTCCGCTACGAAATATATGCCACAGGTAATTATGGCACCAGGTGACGTTACAGTCGCAGAAGGATACACACTTATCACAATTGGATTCAAAAAACCTTTACACTACGAGTTCGTTGTTACTCAACCTAAGTCATCTGCGCAAATTATATCGTTTTTACCAAACTTACTAAATCAACCTTACGGAAATATCTTCTCCAACATATCTGTGCTACAGCTAGTACCATTACAGGATAGTTCCATATCCTACTATGTGACAGTCGCAGAAGTGTACTTTCCCACAGCGGAAATTACAAACCTCTCCCAACTGGTCAAAGATACAAGTAGCATACTTTACACGGAAGTCAGTGAATCTCTTAAGACACTTGCCGATATGATTGATCCATCCATTCCAATCACCGGCCTCGTCAAAAATGCGACACAAACTGTAGACGGTTCTTCTGATGGTTCTGATAACGCTTCCGGGTCCAATTCCTCTTCCACGTCTTCTAAGCAAGGATCCTCCGGGTCCACAGATGCTGATAGTGACAATATTGGTACACTAGAGTTTTCCTCGAAGTCAAAGTCTGGTTCAAGCACAAACTCAAATTCTGAATCAAAACCAttaaacaagaaaaaaatcattGGCCTTGTAGTCGGCGTTGTCGCTGGTGCAATCatgtatttctttttgatgGGATACTCTATCAAATACTTGATTGATAAGTATAAGAAAAGACAAAGGAGTAATGTAATTCAGTTCCCTGATGACTCCTCACTGAGTTCGAATGAATCATTAGCTGTCGAGAAGGGCAAACGAAATAGCGAGTATGTACTCCAATGGATGGATGACGTACACTATGGCTCTGAGAGGTCTAATTTCTCAAGGTCGGGATCTGGAATTCGGGCAGGCAATGGGAGTGAGAAGAACACCAAGTTAAAGATCTCTAATCCTATTGCCACGGAGAACTCATTAGGATGGCATGAAGATGGCTTGTAAAAAAGAGATCAGCAAACATTTCCAGTTATCTTTTTTTAGCTACcgtttcaaagagttcttTTATGTATCTGCTTATACAACTAATAAAAAAGACTTGTACTATTGTAAAAATATGTTTGAGAAAATAAACTTACGTCTCAACgcttcaaaaaatttatAATTGTAGTAGATGcgttttcaaaatcctCAAAAAGTAGGTTGTGGCTCGTCTTGAATTCTTTAACTTGATGTTTTGGGAAGTTCTTGTTTAACAACTTATAATCAGCGTTAAATAATGGCGAGTAGAGTGCCCTCATAAATAAAACTTTTGTATCCACACATTGAGTAGAAGGTGTAGTTGCTGGCCAGTCTTTTAAAACCTCCAATATATCAGGGAACTCTTCGATaggcaaaaaatatttgatatGCGACCTAGGTTCAGCGTTGCCTTTCACTTTGAGGAATCCAGATGCAAAATACCAACCTAACAAACCGACACATTCCTCTCTCCAACTTTTGCTCCCAGCTTTTAATTCCATAGTGCCACTATGCAGGTTTCTAATGAGTTCCATATGTTGGATAAGTTCCATTGGTAGAACGGGGGTCTTATAAGGAGGCATATCTATCGATACGATTCGCTTAATAATTCTCTCTTGTGCTAGCCTAATAGCGGCCAGGAGCCCAACTTTGGCGCCCATCGAAAAACCAACAATATCCACCCCTCTATCGCTAACTTCCTTATCATccagtttttcctttatgAAGTAGATTAGGTCGTTTGTCAGCGTCTCATATGTCATTGGATGTGCCTGCGGGGAATCTCCATGGTTTCTCAAGTCGAGagtatatatatctgtGGCCATTTCCCGCGATACAATTTTATTCAAAGAGTGGAACATTGTTTTCGAACCCAGAAACCCATGTAGATTGATTTGAATAGGCTGCTTCTTTAAAACTGACTCACGACATTTTATATGATGGAATGATAGGGGTACCACAGGTTTAGTAGGGAGTCTTCTGAGCACAGGCTTCATTCTCTGTTTTAGAGGCGCTATTTCTTAGGGAAAGTAATTAGTttcatccttcaaaatattgttTTTGGATATTGTTTAATCATGTTTGATAGCGACTGCCAGCAAACAGCAAAACAAGAATGGCAAAATCAAGGGCCGGGAAAATCGATTATAACGTTTTAGGCATGGAAACCAGCTCGAAGCTATCCAGTCGATTCGGATTGCGAGGAAAACAGAATCGTCCCGAAATCAATGAAATACCTGGTTGGGATATTGGTCCACTGGATtctgaagaacaagaagaactcatACAACAATTCGAACTACACAATTACAGTACTAATCAATGGACCATCAACATTTTGAGTGGTACATTTCTATTTTGTGCTGGGTTGTTTTCAATATTAGCTACGAAGAGCGAGCGGCGCGTAAGTTGTATGTTAATCGCTGGAGTACAATCGATTGCATGTTCGGTTGTGTCACTACGATATGATATCATTAAcgattttattttgttcagGCAAGTTAGGTTACGCTTCAGCAATTCTACACTCACCAGTCTCAATTGTGTTATTTTGACCTTGATTCTTTGGGTAACAAtgcaacactttgaagataCTGGACTGCTGCAACTATTCTTTCAGGTACCACTACTCCTTTTTATCATCACTGTGCTTGTCAAGAAATGGGGACGAGATATAGAAACAGAATTGAGGGGAATAAGATCACTGAAATATAAGTATAAAAACGTGTAAAGAGTAATACCAATGTTCCAACAGCGTTTAAATAAGCTATATTAGGTCAAAAAGAGCGGTGCTCTTTATTTCCATGTCGACTAAAACAAAGACGTAAGTATACCCATTATCTGGCGTAGCAGTCTGTTGAATCTCTTGAGTGTCCTGTGCCGATGGACTATACACTATACACGCAAAGATAAGGATCCAAAAAAGTCTTTGGTCTGTATTATAGTTGTAGTACCACAATCTCATGATGATGGGC is part of the Huiozyma naganishii CBS 8797 chromosome 4, complete genome genome and encodes:
- the EAT1 gene encoding putative hydrolase (similar to Saccharomyces cerevisiae YGR015C; ancestral locus Anc_4.151); this encodes MKPVLRRLPTKPVVPLSFHHIKCRESVLKKQPIQINLHGFLGSKTMFHSLNKIVSREMATDIYTLDLRNHGDSPQAHPMTYETLTNDLIYFIKEKLDDKEVSDRGVDIVGFSMGAKVGLLAAIRLAQERIIKRIVSIDMPPYKTPVLPMELIQHMELIRNLHSGTMELKAGSKSWREECVGLLGWYFASGFLKVKGNAEPRSHIKYFLPIEEFPDILEVLKDWPATTPSTQCVDTKVLFMRALYSPLFNADYKLLNKNFPKHQVKEFKTSHNLLFEDFENASTTIINFLKR
- the ORC5 gene encoding origin recognition complex subunit 5 (similar to Saccharomyces cerevisiae ORC5 (YNL261W); ancestral locus Anc_1.95), whose translation is MLTNLPEILFREQQVATLSAYIDSNPVLTPYNVFLQGYEGTGKTYTINRLLEGNEEILYTTVYPAESVTLKLLIQAIARATKFTLIDRYPDHFKKEDRESEQLDPLMVEEPYNLLSFFQLLFSKVPEVETFLLVMDGLDSLQDVDYTLLLKLLKLHELVDCIHLKTIYCIRESEYIARYASFMIPTVVFPRYNADQLLQVLISSRFEDLAMDLETVGVDAQAVIVVNFIKQIVQVFHLYTGNNLCALNDLIDLKWDQYRQHIDEKTAYDPVALYKSSIHLFKATNDTLTSEDAQIDEEGGRDEQTYELSTISKYLLIAAYFCSYIEPRYDASLFTKRSHLKSGRSSYGRRKKRSTNPRNLQPNLFFIDRLLAVWQAIYPVDSTHQAGSLASLLQEKLPRANVEVFQNLAELRALKLVSTATNRITDPLNNKAKWKVNVAWEIIKEVAQSVQFDIGSYFSGVDDA
- the MSB2 gene encoding Msb2p (similar to Saccharomyces cerevisiae MSB2 (YGR014W); ancestral locus Anc_4.150) codes for the protein MRLPTLKTVSIGSLLLLTSSVLVSAENFINGTNQNAINSDIQHYGTTNHQHTKNTLVEDQIFDSTTTHPYTQHDISSVPTALYGTSHTTTVAEKTMITDSFDQFHASATEHQKTSATPSHVTIINSNDLINNNTPQPTEHYDTHSSSTTTTLVGSASTNEWSSASENQNGSQNSVPIAPSVDTTTAQTTPSTAVSPTPTTTDTTPSQQTDTIHTTDTAHDETSHFEQSTQLLPTTTPLVATSTPWETQITETILPASTTRGTVDTAPSDNTSKATATSVTATAPIAPITTIASSAPIDSPTTTTSLIAPVDPTTTTAPSTIPVEPATTATSSEVPVEPATTATSSEVSVEPATTATSSEVPVEPATTTTPTAVPIEPTTTTTPSAVSIEPTTTATPYTAPVEPSTTMRTTEPTGTVNFPSLTSEAPTATPVAPALTEGTSTGPVEPATTSTAFSTFESATEASTTAVTDTVPEPSTLQPLVSPVVTSTTEDSTTAQLIEPTYTPTSVETVSSPAAPLQPSTTIIEGNQPSYIPTSTVSEMMAPSFTATTSVPEMQSSTQVNDVPSVTETTTASVGQPSLLSSASTPAATASTSTIIMEGSVAPVSTSNPVPTQSTTTLVGPMTSALPSSISSSVNSTSETTDSDWWIPTRLLTETAAVETASNTVSTLSPSATKYMPQVIMAPGDVTVAEGYTLITIGFKKPLHYEFVVTQPKSSAQIISFLPNLLNQPYGNIFSNISVLQLVPLQDSSISYYVTVAEVYFPTAEITNLSQLVKDTSSILYTEVSESLKTLADMIDPSIPITGLVKNATQTVDGSSDGSDNASGSNSSSTSSKQGSSGSTDADSDNIGTLEFSSKSKSGSSTNSNSESKPLNKKKIIGLVVGVVAGAIMYFFLMGYSIKYLIDKYKKRQRSNVIQFPDDSSLSSNESLAVEKGKRNSEYVLQWMDDVHYGSERSNFSRSGSGIRAGNGSEKNTKLKISNPIATENSLGWHEDGL
- the KNAG0D03610 gene encoding uncharacterized protein (similar to Saccharomyces cerevisiae YGR016W; ancestral locus Anc_4.152); this translates as METSSKLSSRFGLRGKQNRPEINEIPGWDIGPLDSEEQEELIQQFELHNYSTNQWTINILSGTFLFCAGLFSILATKSERRVSCMLIAGVQSIACSVVSLRYDIINDFILFRQVRLRFSNSTLTSLNCVILTLILWVTMQHFEDTGLLQLFFQVPLLLFIITVLVKKWGRDIETELRGIRSLKYKYKNV